In Caproicibacterium amylolyticum, a genomic segment contains:
- a CDS encoding citrate synthase yields the protein MEQKEDSTIRVSKELQDLCSEFRENNQIPMAKFDLYGVKRGLRNPDGTGVLAGLTQISNVHGYLINDSERVPDKGILTYRGIDVADIVEGCRKADRFGYEEVVWLLLFGKLPVSAQLEKLHAVLSFYRELPENFAEDMILKAPSRNIMNKLARSVLALYSYDENPDDISLENSMRQSFQLIAQLPAIMTYAYQVKRRRFDKQSMFFHPVNPSQSIAESILDAIRPDRKFTHDEAHLLDLCMMLHAEHSGGNNSTFAVRVLSSTGTDIYSAIAAGIGSLKGPKHGGANHRVMMMMRDLMQHVDDWGSEKKVYDYLVKIVNKEVGDHSGLIYGMGHAVYTLSDPRAVILKSEAEKLAPAHDGMKEKFELFELVEKLAPKVFEEVHGDTKVISANVDFYSGLVYEMLNIPTDLYTPLFAVSRMAGWCAHRIEEIETAKRIMRPAYRSLSKSKPYIPIDER from the coding sequence TTGGAACAGAAAGAAGACAGCACGATACGGGTTTCCAAGGAACTGCAGGATCTTTGCAGTGAATTCCGCGAAAACAACCAGATCCCAATGGCAAAGTTTGATTTGTACGGTGTGAAACGGGGACTGCGGAATCCCGACGGCACCGGAGTTCTGGCAGGGCTTACCCAAATCAGTAATGTGCATGGCTACCTAATTAACGACAGTGAGCGCGTACCGGACAAAGGCATTTTGACCTACCGCGGCATTGATGTTGCGGATATTGTGGAGGGCTGCCGCAAGGCAGACCGCTTTGGCTATGAAGAAGTTGTATGGCTGCTGCTGTTTGGCAAACTGCCTGTCAGCGCACAGCTGGAAAAACTGCATGCGGTGCTCAGCTTTTACCGTGAACTGCCGGAAAACTTTGCAGAAGACATGATTTTGAAGGCACCATCGCGCAATATTATGAATAAGCTGGCGCGTTCCGTGCTGGCACTCTATTCTTATGATGAAAATCCGGACGATATTTCACTGGAAAACAGTATGCGGCAGTCTTTCCAGCTGATTGCGCAGCTGCCGGCAATTATGACCTACGCCTATCAGGTGAAGCGCCGGCGCTTTGACAAACAGAGTATGTTCTTCCATCCGGTGAATCCCAGCCAGTCCATTGCAGAATCCATTTTGGACGCGATCCGCCCGGACCGCAAGTTCACACATGACGAAGCTCATCTGCTGGATCTGTGTATGATGCTGCACGCAGAGCACAGCGGCGGCAACAACTCCACTTTTGCAGTGCGTGTGCTTTCCTCCACGGGAACGGATATTTATTCTGCCATTGCAGCGGGTATCGGCTCCCTGAAAGGCCCCAAGCACGGCGGCGCCAACCACCGCGTCATGATGATGATGCGCGACCTGATGCAGCATGTGGACGACTGGGGCAGCGAGAAAAAAGTATATGATTATCTTGTTAAAATTGTAAACAAAGAGGTAGGGGATCATTCCGGCTTGATTTACGGCATGGGTCACGCGGTTTACACCCTGTCCGACCCGCGTGCGGTTATCCTAAAAAGTGAAGCGGAAAAGCTGGCACCTGCACACGACGGCATGAAGGAAAAGTTTGAATTGTTCGAGCTGGTTGAAAAGCTGGCACCGAAGGTCTTTGAAGAAGTTCACGGCGACACCAAAGTGATTAGTGCCAATGTGGACTTTTACTCCGGCTTGGTGTACGAAATGCTGAATATTCCAACGGACCTTTACACACCGCTGTTTGCGGTTTCCCGCATGGCGGGCTGGTGTGCACACCGCATTGAAGAAATTGAAACTGCCAAGCGCATTATGCGCCCGGCATACCGCTCCCTGTCGAAATCCAAGCCCTACATCCCCATTGACGAACGATAG
- the gap gene encoding type I glyceraldehyde-3-phosphate dehydrogenase — MSVKVAINGFGRIGRLAFRQMFEAEGYEVVAINDLTSPAMLAHLLKYDTAQGSFCGKIGENKHTVEAGEDYIVVDGKKITIYAIKDAKDCPWGKLGIDVVLECTGFYTSKEKSMAHIQAGAKKVVISAPAGNDLKTIVYSVNEKTLDKNDQVISAASCTTNCLAPMANTLNNTYPIVSGIMTTVHAYTGDQMILDGPQRKGDLRRARAGAQNIVPNTTGAAKAIGLVIPELLGKLIGSAQRVPVPTGSTTILVAVVKGKDVTKESINAAMKAAASESFGYNEDLIVSSDVIGMKYGSLFDATQTMVTKIDDDTYQVQVVSWYDNENSYTSQMVRTIKYFAEL; from the coding sequence ATGTCAGTTAAGGTAGCAATCAATGGTTTTGGTCGTATCGGCCGTCTGGCTTTCCGTCAGATGTTCGAAGCAGAGGGTTATGAAGTCGTCGCAATCAACGATTTGACAAGCCCTGCAATGCTGGCTCACCTGCTGAAGTATGACACTGCCCAGGGTTCTTTCTGCGGCAAGATTGGTGAGAACAAGCATACAGTTGAAGCCGGCGAGGATTACATTGTTGTTGACGGTAAGAAGATTACCATCTATGCAATTAAAGATGCAAAGGATTGCCCGTGGGGCAAGCTTGGCATTGACGTTGTTCTGGAGTGCACAGGCTTCTACACCTCCAAAGAGAAGTCCATGGCTCACATCCAGGCTGGTGCAAAGAAGGTTGTTATCTCCGCTCCTGCCGGCAACGACCTGAAGACCATTGTTTACTCCGTTAACGAGAAGACTCTGGACAAGAACGATCAGGTTATTTCTGCTGCTTCCTGCACAACCAACTGCTTGGCTCCTATGGCCAACACCCTGAACAACACTTATCCGATCGTTTCCGGTATCATGACAACTGTTCATGCTTATACCGGCGACCAGATGATTCTGGACGGCCCGCAGCGTAAGGGCGACCTTCGCCGTGCACGTGCCGGCGCACAGAACATTGTTCCGAACACCACTGGTGCTGCTAAGGCAATCGGCTTGGTTATTCCGGAACTGCTGGGCAAACTGATCGGCTCCGCACAGCGCGTTCCTGTGCCGACAGGTTCCACAACAATTCTGGTTGCTGTTGTTAAGGGTAAGGACGTTACAAAGGAATCCATCAACGCTGCTATGAAGGCTGCTGCTTCCGAGTCCTTTGGCTACAACGAGGACCTGATTGTTTCCTCCGATGTTATCGGCATGAAGTACGGTTCCCTGTTTGATGCTACTCAGACAATGGTTACTAAGATTGACGACGACACCTATCAGGTACAGGTTGTTTCTTGGTACGATAACGAGAATTCCTACACCAGCCAGATGGTTCGTACAATTAAATATTTTGCTGAACTGTAA
- the glgB gene encoding 1,4-alpha-glucan branching protein GlgB encodes MQKSETQRDSLPLYLFHQGTNVQAYEYMGVHCGQINGKTQTVFRVWAPNAKTVSVVGDFNEWDPMRCPMEKVSAGVWEAWLPFPLKEYERYQFCVTAADGSQVQKSDPYAYFYDTRPGTSSKYYDITGFHWSDTAWQKHKEQQEHYDHPVNIYEMHLGSWRRYQDGNVFSYDKLAEELVPYVKEMGYTHIEIMPVTEYPFDGSWGYQVTGYFAPTSRYGTPKQFMHFVDVCHEAGIGVIMDWVPAHFPKDAFGLARFDGTPCYEYADPRKGEHKDWGTLVFDYGRPEVMCFLISSAVFWLKKYHIDGIRVDAVASMLYLDYSRKAGEWVPNKDGGRENLEAITFLQKLNEAVFARFPTAMMIAEESTSWPMVSKPTYMGGLGFNYKWNMGWMNDMMHYMALDPLGRKYNQNDITFSFFYAFAENFVLPISHDEVVHGKCSLMNKMPGTAEQKFAGVRAFLGYMMAHPGKKLLFMGTELGQFIEWNYEQELDWLLLQYPQHAAQHRFFKEINHFYLENSPLWEIDFNWDGFSWISSDDCEQSVIVFRRFNKEKDEIIIVCNFVPVEREQYRIGVPYDGAYEEVFSTDWSRFGGSGIENGSNIISEKEFPMHGMEQSINLRLPPLSTIYLKHKAEKLLPKGGAKTRFAKRSSKSAGKTSTGVITIKSAKNLPKQKSIF; translated from the coding sequence ATGCAAAAAAGCGAAACACAAAGGGACAGTCTGCCACTATACCTGTTCCATCAGGGAACGAATGTACAGGCTTATGAATATATGGGCGTACACTGTGGGCAAATCAATGGAAAAACACAGACTGTCTTTCGCGTGTGGGCGCCAAATGCAAAGACTGTTTCCGTGGTTGGCGATTTCAACGAATGGGATCCAATGCGATGTCCGATGGAAAAGGTAAGCGCAGGCGTGTGGGAAGCGTGGCTTCCTTTCCCACTGAAGGAGTACGAGCGCTATCAGTTCTGTGTGACAGCTGCTGACGGCAGCCAAGTCCAGAAAAGTGACCCATATGCCTACTTTTACGATACCCGCCCCGGTACTTCCAGTAAATATTATGATATTACCGGATTTCACTGGAGTGATACAGCTTGGCAGAAACACAAGGAACAGCAGGAGCATTATGACCATCCGGTCAATATTTATGAAATGCATCTTGGTTCTTGGCGTCGGTATCAGGACGGCAACGTATTCAGTTATGACAAGCTGGCGGAGGAACTGGTGCCGTATGTAAAGGAAATGGGTTACACGCACATTGAAATTATGCCGGTAACCGAATATCCGTTTGATGGTTCCTGGGGTTATCAGGTGACCGGCTACTTTGCTCCCACTTCGCGCTACGGAACACCAAAACAATTCATGCATTTTGTAGATGTGTGCCATGAAGCCGGCATTGGTGTCATTATGGACTGGGTGCCTGCACATTTTCCCAAAGATGCTTTTGGGCTTGCCAGGTTTGACGGGACACCCTGTTATGAATATGCAGACCCGCGCAAGGGGGAACATAAAGACTGGGGTACGCTTGTGTTTGACTACGGCAGGCCGGAGGTCATGTGTTTCCTGATTTCAAGTGCAGTCTTTTGGCTTAAAAAGTACCATATTGATGGTATTCGCGTGGACGCGGTTGCTTCTATGCTGTACTTGGATTACAGCCGGAAAGCCGGCGAGTGGGTGCCGAACAAGGACGGCGGCCGTGAAAATCTGGAGGCCATCACGTTTCTGCAGAAGCTGAATGAAGCAGTCTTTGCCCGCTTCCCAACGGCCATGATGATTGCGGAGGAATCCACCAGCTGGCCGATGGTCAGTAAGCCGACCTATATGGGCGGCTTAGGGTTCAACTACAAGTGGAACATGGGCTGGATGAACGACATGATGCATTACATGGCGCTGGACCCGCTTGGCAGAAAGTATAATCAGAATGACATCACGTTTTCATTTTTTTATGCTTTTGCGGAAAATTTTGTTTTACCGATTTCCCATGATGAAGTTGTGCACGGCAAGTGTTCCTTGATGAATAAAATGCCCGGAACCGCAGAGCAAAAGTTTGCCGGCGTACGTGCGTTTCTGGGTTATATGATGGCACATCCCGGAAAGAAGCTGCTGTTTATGGGAACGGAGCTGGGGCAGTTTATTGAGTGGAACTATGAGCAGGAGCTGGACTGGCTGCTGCTGCAGTATCCGCAGCATGCTGCACAGCATCGCTTTTTTAAGGAAATCAACCATTTCTATTTGGAAAATTCGCCATTGTGGGAAATTGATTTTAACTGGGATGGCTTTTCGTGGATCAGCAGCGATGACTGCGAACAGAGTGTGATTGTTTTCCGTCGTTTCAACAAAGAAAAGGATGAGATCATTATAGTCTGCAACTTCGTTCCGGTCGAGCGCGAACAGTACCGAATCGGTGTGCCGTATGACGGCGCTTATGAGGAAGTTTTCTCGACAGACTGGAGCCGCTTTGGCGGCAGCGGCATTGAAAATGGCAGCAATATTATCAGCGAGAAAGAGTTTCCCATGCATGGTATGGAGCAGTCCATAAACCTGCGTCTGCCGCCGCTTTCTACAATTTATCTGAAACACAAAGCAGAAAAGCTGCTCCCAAAGGGCGGCGCAAAAACCAGATTTGCCAAAAGAAGCAGCAAGAGCGCCGGTAAAACAAGTACCGGTGTCATTACAATAAAAAGTGCAAAAAATTTGCCAAAGCAGAAGAGTATATTCTAA
- a CDS encoding glucose-1-phosphate adenylyltransferase, with protein sequence MLPKQEVVAMILAGGQGSRLGVLTKKLAKPAVPYGGKYRIIDFPLSNCVNSGIETVGVLTQYQPLELNEYIGSGQPWDLDSMNAGVRVLPPYQRSRKSDWYKGTANAIYQNIPYIERYSPEYVVILSGDHIYKMDYSKMVAYHKEKNADCTIAVIEVPMAEAPRFGILNTNEDDSIYEFDEKPKKPKSNKASMGIYVFTWSKLKKYLEEDEATPKSSNDFGHDVLPAMLESGERMFAYPFEGYWKDVGTVESLWESNMDLLNPNVPLDLSEDTWKIYCRNPVMPPHYISKDAKVQNSLVAEGANVYGEIDFAVLFSGVYIAPGAVVRDSIIMPGTRIEEGAVVQYAIVAENSVIGKNAVVGQRPEDMENKDDWGVAVVGSDCVIKPGMIVPPKAMVDAETMAEEAQKQ encoded by the coding sequence ATGTTGCCTAAACAAGAAGTTGTGGCGATGATCCTGGCAGGAGGCCAGGGAAGTCGGCTTGGGGTGCTGACAAAAAAGCTGGCAAAGCCGGCAGTCCCATACGGCGGCAAATACCGCATCATTGATTTCCCACTTTCAAACTGTGTCAATTCAGGTATTGAAACAGTTGGTGTGCTCACACAGTACCAGCCACTGGAACTGAACGAATATATTGGTTCCGGCCAGCCATGGGATTTGGACAGCATGAACGCGGGTGTGCGTGTGCTTCCGCCGTATCAGCGCAGCCGCAAGTCTGACTGGTACAAGGGAACCGCTAATGCTATTTACCAAAATATTCCATACATAGAGCGCTACAGCCCGGAGTATGTTGTCATCCTTTCCGGTGATCATATTTACAAAATGGATTACTCCAAGATGGTTGCGTACCACAAGGAGAAAAATGCGGATTGCACGATTGCGGTGATAGAAGTCCCAATGGCGGAAGCGCCGCGCTTTGGTATCCTGAACACCAACGAGGACGATTCGATTTACGAATTTGATGAGAAGCCCAAAAAGCCAAAGAGCAACAAGGCAAGCATGGGCATCTACGTCTTTACCTGGAGCAAGCTGAAAAAGTATCTGGAGGAGGATGAGGCTACGCCGAAGAGCAGCAATGACTTTGGCCATGACGTTTTGCCCGCCATGCTGGAGTCCGGCGAGCGCATGTTTGCTTATCCCTTTGAGGGCTACTGGAAGGACGTTGGCACAGTGGAAAGCCTGTGGGAATCCAATATGGATCTGCTCAACCCCAACGTGCCGCTGGATTTGTCTGAGGATACTTGGAAAATCTACTGCCGCAACCCGGTAATGCCTCCGCACTACATTTCCAAGGATGCAAAAGTGCAGAATTCACTGGTGGCAGAGGGTGCAAATGTATATGGAGAAATTGACTTTGCTGTTCTCTTCTCCGGCGTGTACATTGCGCCGGGTGCCGTGGTACGTGACTCTATTATTATGCCCGGCACACGCATTGAGGAGGGCGCGGTGGTGCAGTACGCAATCGTTGCAGAAAACTCCGTTATCGGCAAAAACGCGGTGGTCGGCCAGCGCCCGGAGGACATGGAAAACAAGGACGACTGGGGCGTTGCCGTGGTTGGCAGCGACTGTGTAATCAAGCCGGGAATGATTGTGCCGCCAAAAGCAATGGTGGACGCAGAAACAATGGCAGAGGAGGCACAGAAGCAATGA
- the glgD gene encoding glucose-1-phosphate adenylyltransferase subunit GlgD encodes MNANNVLGIIFSNMHDEKIRELTETRTMGSVPFGGRYRLIDFALSNMVNSGINKVGVITKSNYQSLMDHLGSGKAWDLSRKREGLFILPPFSNGNAENNSRIESLASIMRFLSHSNEEYVFLTDSDYVCNIDCKKILASHIESGADITVAYQYGHIPEKYAAPVAYEVDPDGMVRDALIQPNEDGACNYGLPMMIIGRELLMKLVSDCVSRNLYHFERDFIQRNIPNYRFNGYEFKGFIRSICSMNDYFESNMALMQPKVRSELFTSDRPIYTKVRDDMPTRYGLGSEVANSLIADGCIIEGTVENCVLFRGVHIGKNSKVSNCVIMQDSKVGQDCKLDYVIMDKDIIIKDERSLMGFQSYPVFINKGSVV; translated from the coding sequence ATGAACGCAAATAATGTGCTTGGCATTATTTTTTCGAATATGCACGACGAGAAGATTCGGGAACTGACAGAAACACGTACCATGGGCAGCGTGCCGTTCGGCGGCCGCTACCGTTTGATTGACTTTGCACTTTCCAATATGGTAAACTCCGGTATCAACAAAGTCGGTGTGATTACAAAAAGCAACTATCAGTCCCTGATGGACCACCTTGGTTCCGGAAAAGCGTGGGATCTTTCACGCAAGCGTGAAGGTTTGTTCATTCTTCCGCCGTTTTCTAACGGCAATGCGGAAAATAACAGCCGCATTGAGTCCCTTGCGTCCATTATGCGTTTTCTTTCCCACTCAAATGAGGAGTATGTGTTTCTGACGGACAGCGACTATGTGTGCAATATTGACTGCAAAAAGATTTTGGCCTCTCACATTGAGAGCGGCGCGGATATTACAGTTGCATACCAATACGGACACATTCCGGAAAAGTACGCCGCACCGGTTGCCTATGAGGTTGACCCTGACGGTATGGTGCGGGATGCTCTGATTCAGCCGAATGAGGATGGTGCCTGCAACTACGGTCTGCCCATGATGATAATCGGCAGAGAACTGCTGATGAAACTGGTTTCCGACTGTGTCAGCCGCAACCTTTACCACTTTGAACGGGACTTTATTCAGCGCAACATTCCCAATTACCGGTTTAACGGTTATGAATTTAAGGGCTTTATCCGCTCAATTTGCAGCATGAACGATTACTTTGAATCCAATATGGCACTGATGCAGCCCAAGGTGCGCAGTGAACTGTTCACATCGGACCGCCCAATTTACACGAAGGTGCGTGATGATATGCCTACCCGCTACGGCCTTGGCAGCGAAGTAGCCAACAGCCTGATTGCAGACGGCTGCATTATTGAAGGCACCGTGGAAAACTGTGTGCTGTTCCGCGGCGTGCATATTGGCAAGAACTCTAAAGTCAGCAACTGTGTGATTATGCAGGACAGCAAGGTTGGCCAGGATTGCAAGCTGGACTATGTCATTATGGATAAGGATATCATTATTAAAGATGAGCGCTCGTTGATGGGCTTTCAGTCCTATCCGGTGTTCATCAACAAGGGCAGCGTGGTTTGA
- the glgA gene encoding glycogen synthase GlgA, with product MKILYCTSEARPFAATGGLADVAGSLPQALRQRLIGCRVVMPLYEEIPQELRDTMKFVTSLSVPVAWRRQYCGVFEARWGGVIYYLIDNQYYFKRKGLYGHYDDAERFAFLSRAALEMLPYLDFKPDIIHCNDWQTAMVPIYYSIFYANNDWYRGIKTVMTIHNIQYQGKYGKELVEDVLGIPKSDLPILEYDDCVNMLKGAVETANRVTTVSPTYAKEILDPWYSHGLDGILKQREWKLSGILNGIDTEAYNPETDKDIFANYTAEDLSGKAENKRALQERLGLAQDAEVPLVGMVTRLVSHKGLDLVKEDLDHLMQETNMQFVVLGSGDWEYEKFFQDMQNRYPGRLCACHGFVPELSRKIYAGADIFLMPSKSEPCGLSQMIALRYGTIPIVRETGGLKDSIQDSGDGVGNGFTFHTYDSGDMDNAVRRALAGYSDKEGWNILVERAMHCDMSWGKSANEYIRMYRDMLKE from the coding sequence ATGAAGATCTTATATTGCACAAGTGAAGCGCGGCCGTTTGCCGCGACCGGCGGACTGGCAGATGTGGCTGGTTCTCTGCCGCAGGCACTGCGTCAGCGTTTAATCGGCTGCCGCGTAGTCATGCCGCTGTATGAGGAAATCCCCCAGGAATTGCGGGATACCATGAAGTTCGTCACCAGTCTGTCCGTGCCGGTGGCATGGCGGCGCCAGTACTGCGGCGTGTTTGAAGCGCGCTGGGGCGGCGTGATTTATTACTTGATCGACAATCAGTATTACTTTAAGCGCAAGGGGCTGTACGGCCACTATGACGATGCGGAGCGCTTTGCGTTCCTTTCCCGCGCAGCGTTGGAAATGCTGCCCTACCTCGACTTTAAGCCGGATATCATTCACTGCAACGACTGGCAGACCGCCATGGTGCCAATTTACTACAGCATCTTTTATGCAAACAACGACTGGTACCGCGGCATTAAGACCGTGATGACCATTCACAATATTCAGTATCAGGGAAAATACGGCAAAGAACTGGTGGAGGATGTTCTGGGAATTCCCAAGAGCGACCTGCCGATTCTGGAGTATGATGACTGTGTCAATATGCTCAAGGGCGCAGTCGAAACTGCGAACCGTGTAACAACGGTCAGCCCGACTTATGCCAAAGAAATTCTTGACCCGTGGTATTCGCACGGTCTGGACGGTATCCTGAAACAGCGCGAGTGGAAGCTTTCCGGCATCCTGAACGGCATCGATACGGAAGCTTACAACCCGGAAACCGATAAGGATATTTTTGCAAACTACACAGCGGAGGACCTTTCCGGCAAGGCAGAAAACAAACGCGCTCTGCAGGAGCGCCTTGGCCTTGCGCAGGATGCGGAAGTGCCGCTGGTAGGCATGGTGACTCGCTTGGTTTCCCATAAGGGGCTGGACTTGGTAAAAGAGGACCTGGACCACCTGATGCAGGAAACCAACATGCAGTTTGTGGTTTTGGGCAGCGGCGACTGGGAATATGAAAAGTTCTTTCAGGATATGCAGAACCGCTACCCGGGACGGCTGTGCGCGTGCCATGGCTTTGTGCCGGAGCTTTCCAGAAAGATTTACGCTGGTGCGGACATCTTCCTGATGCCGAGTAAGAGCGAACCGTGCGGCCTTTCGCAGATGATAGCACTGCGCTACGGCACCATTCCCATTGTGCGCGAAACCGGCGGTTTGAAAGATTCAATTCAGGACAGCGGCGATGGTGTGGGCAATGGTTTTACATTCCATACTTATGACAGCGGCGATATGGACAATGCAGTTCGCCGTGCGCTGGCGGGTTACAGTGACAAGGAAGGCTGGAATATTCTGGTGGAGCGAGCCATGCACTGCGACATGAGCTGGGGCAAATCCGCAAATGAATATATTCGGATGTACCGAGATATGCTGAAAGAATAA
- a CDS encoding helix-turn-helix domain-containing protein, with amino-acid sequence MNSHFPRIITLLRKERGLSQKAVAESLGVSQALLSHYEKGIRECGLDFVVKIADFYDVSCDYLLGRTPHPSGATVKISQPAAISRSAQETLGQTLLINSLSVLYSILGNCGNEDITNETSAYLFCEVYRVFRILYSANSKNPQGMFSVREKLAGSRAVASSEVALSNVHCLLTGEDIDNLKGLLKNAAPSLSPEKLTTSYPTLVSSLFTLIQQAELRMGVPTGAAEKPKKKG; translated from the coding sequence TTGAACAGCCATTTTCCGCGCATCATCACGCTGCTGCGCAAGGAACGCGGACTTAGCCAGAAGGCTGTTGCAGAGAGCCTCGGGGTTTCGCAGGCACTGCTTTCCCACTATGAAAAGGGCATTCGGGAATGCGGCCTTGATTTTGTTGTCAAGATAGCCGATTTTTATGATGTTTCCTGTGATTATCTGCTTGGGCGCACACCGCACCCTTCCGGTGCAACAGTGAAGATTTCGCAGCCCGCTGCCATCTCGCGTTCTGCGCAGGAAACTCTGGGGCAGACTCTGCTCATCAATTCACTTTCTGTTTTGTACTCTATTTTGGGCAACTGTGGAAATGAGGACATTACCAACGAAACCTCCGCGTATCTGTTCTGTGAAGTATACCGTGTGTTCCGTATTTTGTACTCTGCAAATTCCAAAAATCCGCAGGGAATGTTCTCCGTGCGGGAAAAGCTTGCCGGCAGCCGCGCAGTCGCAAGCTCGGAAGTCGCGCTTTCCAACGTACACTGCCTGCTCACCGGTGAAGATATCGATAATTTGAAAGGGCTGCTAAAAAATGCCGCGCCGTCTTTAAGTCCGGAAAAGCTGACAACTTCTTACCCCACACTGGTTTCCTCCCTGTTCACCCTGATTCAGCAGGCAGAACTGCGCATGGGTGTTCCTACGGGCGCGGCAGAGAAGCCAAAAAAGAAGGGGTAA
- a CDS encoding histidine phosphatase family protein produces the protein MQSYLIHLIRHGLTDGNLEGRYIGSTDISLCEQGKELLKEQKKQHPYPAAQVCYSSPMHRCLQTAKILYPELTPQVITDFRETDFGEWENKTAAQLAKEDPDFAAWMEGGKQVTPPGGENGGWFMQRTCAAFEHMVDGMLRQDIHSAAAILHGGSMMAILAAYGLPRAQFYDWMTQPGCGYSLRITPGLWMRSMVAEVYETIPPREEQTQQEQTERVVLDVAREAASRAYSKEEKEHAGENKVQSSYKE, from the coding sequence ATGCAGTCATATCTCATTCATCTCATCCGGCACGGCCTTACAGACGGAAATTTGGAGGGCCGCTACATTGGAAGTACAGATATTTCCCTCTGTGAGCAGGGCAAAGAACTGCTGAAAGAGCAGAAAAAACAACACCCGTACCCTGCCGCGCAGGTGTGCTACTCCAGCCCCATGCACCGCTGCCTGCAGACGGCGAAAATCCTTTATCCGGAGCTGACACCGCAGGTGATTACAGACTTTCGCGAAACAGACTTCGGCGAATGGGAAAACAAAACCGCGGCACAGCTTGCCAAGGAAGACCCGGACTTTGCCGCGTGGATGGAGGGCGGCAAGCAGGTGACACCGCCCGGCGGCGAAAACGGCGGCTGGTTCATGCAGCGCACTTGTGCGGCATTTGAGCACATGGTGGACGGTATGCTGCGGCAGGACATTCACAGCGCGGCGGCCATTCTGCACGGCGGTTCCATGATGGCAATTCTGGCGGCATACGGCCTGCCGCGCGCGCAGTTTTACGACTGGATGACCCAACCAGGCTGCGGCTATTCTCTGCGCATCACGCCCGGCCTGTGGATGCGCTCCATGGTGGCGGAGGTGTACGAAACCATTCCCCCGCGCGAGGAGCAGACACAGCAGGAGCAGACTGAGCGTGTGGTGCTGGACGTTGCACGCGAAGCCGCCAGCCGGGCGTACAGCAAAGAGGAAAAAGAACACGCGGGAGAAAACAAAGTACAAAGTTCATACAAAGAATAA